The Vulpes lagopus strain Blue_001 chromosome 6, ASM1834538v1, whole genome shotgun sequence genome has a segment encoding these proteins:
- the WDR20 gene encoding WD repeat-containing protein 20 isoform X7, with protein sequence MYLYNVEHTCGTTAPHYQLLKQGESFAVHTCKSKSTRNPLLKWTVGEGALNEFAFSPDGKFLACVSQDGFLRVFNFDSVELHGTMKSYFGGLLCVCWSPDGKYIVTGGEDDLVTVWSFVDCRVIARGHGHKSWVSVVAFDPYTTSVEESDPMEFSGSDEDFQDLLHFGRDRANSTQSRLSKRNSAESRPVSVTYRFGSVGQDTQLCLWDLTEDILFPHQPLSRARTHTNVMNATSPPAGSTGNSVTTPGNSAPPPLPRSNSLPHSTVSSAGSKSSVADGAVASGVSKFATLSLHDRKDRHHEKDHKRNHSMGHISSKSSDKLNLVTKTKTDPAKTLGTPLCPRMEDVPLLEPLICKKIAHERLTVLIFLEDCIVTACQEGFICTWGRPGKVPAEHFSCSQEDRMRGVLRDQD encoded by the exons ATGTACTTGTATAATGTGGAGCACACTTGTGGCACCACAGCCCCCCACTACCAGCTTCTGAAGCAGGGTGAGAGCTTTGCCGTACACACTTGCAAGAGCAAATCCACGAGGAACCCTCTCCTTAAATGGACGGTGGGCGAGGGGGCCCTCAACGAGTTTGCTTTCTCCCCAGATGGCAAGTTCTTGGCATGCGTGAGCCAGGATGGGTTTCTGCGCGTGTTCAACTTTGACTCAGTGGAGTTGCACGGTACGATGAAGAGCTACTTCGGAGGCTTGTTGTGTGTGTGCTGGAGCCCGGATGGCAAGTACATCGTGACGGGCGGCGAGGACGACCTGGTGACGGTCTGGTCTTTTGTGGACTGCCGAGTGATAGCTCGAGGCCACGGGCACAAATCCTGGGTCAGCGTCGTGGCATTCGACCCCTATACCACGAGTGTGGAAGAGAGCGACCCAATGGAGTTTAGTGGCAGCGACGAGGACTTCCAGGACCTTCTTCATTTTGGCCGAGACCGGGCGAACAGCACGCAGTCCCGGCTATCCAAACGGAACTCTGCCGAGAGCCGCCCCGTCAGCGTTACATACCGGTTTGGCTCCGTGGGCCAGGACACACAGCTCTGCCTCTGGGACCTCACGGAAGACATCCTTTTCCCTCACCAGCCCCTTTCAAGAGCAAGGACACACACCAATGTCATGAATGCCACGAGCCCGCCCGCTGGTAGCACCGGGAACAGCGTCACGACACCGGGCAACTccgcacccccgcccctgccccgctccAACAGCCTCCCACACTCCACCGTCTCCAGCGCCGGCAGCAAGAGCAGCGTTGCTGACGGGGCCGTCGCTTCTGGGGTCAGCAAATTTGCGACGCTCTCCCTGCACGACCGGAAGGACAGGCACCACGAGAAGGACCACAAGCGAAACCACAGCATGGGACACATTTCCAGCAAGAGCAGTGACAAACTGAACCTGGTTACTAAAACCAAAACGGACCCAGCAAAGACTCTGGGGACGCCCCTGTGTCCTCGGATGGAAGACGTCCCCTTGTTAGAGCCGCTCATCTGTAAAAAGATAGCACACGAAAGACTGACTGTGTTAATTTTTCTTGAAGACTGTATAGTCACTGCTTGTCAGGAGGGATTTATTTGCACATGGGGAAGGCCTGGTAAAGTG CCAGCAGAGCACTTTTCCTGCAGTCAGGAGGACAGAATGCGAGGTGTTCTCCGAGACCAGGACTAA